CCTCTCCCGACACCCATTTATTCATTTCATCAGCTATTTTATGTAAGGTTTCTCGTAGTGGTTCAAGCCATAATCCTTGGTATACCAGATCAGACCATAACTGGTCTACGTATTTTTTGAATCTTAATTCAATAGGAGTATAGATCATTTTTTCTAGATCAATATGTGAGTAAATTAAGCCTAAGGCAGCAGGCACTTCATACACCTCTCTTGATTTAAACCCTACAACTCTGTTCTCTATGTGTTCAACTCTACCAAATCCATGACTTCCTAACTTCAAATTAAGTAGGGCTACTAGTTTGTCCAATTCCATTTTTTCTCCATTAACTGCTACTGGTATCCCCTTATCGAATTCTATTGAAATTACCTCTTTATCGCTAGAAGTCTGCTTTGTCCACTCAAATGCGTCTTCTGGTACTTCAGCTGTCGGATCAGAGATTATATCTCCTTCTATACTTCGTCCCCATAGATTTTCATCTATACTATATTTATTGCTTTCAATTTTTATTGGAATTCCTTTCTCTTTTGCATATTTTATTTCATCTTCTCTTGTCATATTCCATATTCGGGCTGGTGCAATTATCCTAGCCTCTGGATATAAGGCTTTAACTGTTAAATCAAATCTAACTTGATCGTTCCCTTTGGATGTAGATCCGTGCGCTATTGCATCAGCCTTCTCTTGCCTAGCTACTTCAACTACTTTTTCAGCTATTAAAGGTCTTGCTAATGCTGTTGATAACGGGTATACTCCCTCATATAATCCATTCAATTTTATTGCGTACGAAATATAATTATTTGCGAATTCAGCCACAGCATCTATAGTGTAATGCCTAAAAGCGCCAGCTACGTAAGCTCTTTCTTCTATTTTTTTGAAATCATCTTTTTGACCAACATTTACAGTAACTGTTATAACGTCAGCCTTAAAGGTTTCCTTTAGCCACCTTATGGATACTGTAGTATCTAATCCTCCTGAATAAGCAAGGACTATTTTCATCTCACAAAAAGGGGTAAAGAGCTAGCTTAAAAACAATTTATATCATGAAAATAAGGCAGTCTCTAGATATAGAATGTTAAAGGTTTCCTTTAGCGCTTGCTCTTTATATAGAATTCAATAGCTTGCTTTATAAACTCGGTTCTACTATTCAGTCCAAGTTTTCTAGTATACATGTCTACATCTTTCAATATGTCTTCCCTTAATCTGACACTTACTACTTTTCGCATATATAATACAATCTCATCCATTTTTAAAAACCTAAGTGATACCGTGTTACAAGAATGAAGCGGATAAAGCAAAGGAATTATACAAAAAACTATTAACTTGCAGAAGTAAATATTACGGCTCTATTTTGTTGTATCTCTTGCTTTATCTTTTCAAGTTTTTGCATCATCATGTTTATATTTTCATTTAAAATTTCTTTATGATATTTTCTAATATGTTCCTCACTATCCTCTTTTGCAACAATTATGTTACATATTGAGCATTCAT
The nucleotide sequence above comes from Sulfolobus tengchongensis. Encoded proteins:
- a CDS encoding argininosuccinate synthase, whose translation is MKIVLAYSGGLDTTVSIRWLKETFKADVITVTVNVGQKDDFKKIEERAYVAGAFRHYTIDAVAEFANNYISYAIKLNGLYEGVYPLSTALARPLIAEKVVEVARQEKADAIAHGSTSKGNDQVRFDLTVKALYPEARIIAPARIWNMTREDEIKYAKEKGIPIKIESNKYSIDENLWGRSIEGDIISDPTAEVPEDAFEWTKQTSSDKEVISIEFDKGIPVAVNGEKMELDKLVALLNLKLGSHGFGRVEHIENRVVGFKSREVYEVPAALGLIYSHIDLEKMIYTPIELRFKKYVDQLWSDLVYQGLWLEPLRETLHKIADEMNKWVSGEVKVEVNNGAFRILGRKSDYSPYSEKIASYNKGWYPTDEMARGFIEIWGMHSLMARRVRG
- a CDS encoding ribbon-helix-helix domain-containing protein, producing MRKVVSVRLREDILKDVDMYTRKLGLNSRTEFIKQAIEFYIKSKR